In a genomic window of Sandaracinaceae bacterium:
- a CDS encoding response regulator transcription factor: protein MSTDNVQSARILVVDDEPDLADLVAYHLRDAGHDVVVVGNGTSALTEAQRRRPDLILLDLMLPDLSGTEVCRRLRRQESTRSVPVLMLTAKGEEVDRVVGFEVGADDYVVKPFSPRELVLRVDAILRRAVRNDMEAEAPEAIEVGSLVIDVPRHSVRVEGQEVALTALEFKLLLDLASRMGRVQSRDALLERVWNYTTGVETRTVDTHVKRLREKLGAGSKYIETVRGVGYRMTRVDG from the coding sequence ATGAGCACCGACAACGTACAGAGCGCACGCATCCTGGTGGTCGATGACGAGCCCGACCTCGCCGACCTCGTCGCGTATCACCTGCGTGACGCGGGGCACGACGTGGTGGTGGTGGGCAACGGCACCTCGGCGCTGACCGAGGCCCAGCGGCGGCGCCCGGACCTCATCCTGCTGGACCTGATGCTCCCCGACCTCTCGGGCACCGAGGTGTGTCGCCGGCTGCGGCGCCAGGAGTCCACGCGCAGTGTGCCGGTGCTCATGCTCACCGCCAAGGGCGAAGAGGTGGACCGCGTGGTGGGCTTCGAGGTGGGCGCCGACGACTACGTGGTGAAGCCCTTCTCGCCGCGCGAGCTGGTGCTGCGGGTGGACGCCATCCTGCGGCGGGCGGTGCGCAACGACATGGAGGCCGAGGCCCCCGAGGCCATCGAGGTGGGCAGCCTGGTCATCGACGTGCCGCGCCACTCGGTGCGCGTGGAGGGCCAGGAGGTCGCGCTCACGGCCCTCGAGTTCAAGCTGCTGCTGGACCTGGCGTCGCGGATGGGCCGCGTGCAGTCGCGTGACGCCCTCCTCGAGCGGGTCTGGAACTACACCACCGGTGTGGAGACCCGCACGGTGGACACGCACGTGAAGCGCCTGCGCGAGAAGCTGGGCGCCGGCAGCAAGTACATCGAGACCGTGCGCGGCGTGGGCTACCGCATGACGCGCGTCGACGGCTGA